In the Colletotrichum lupini chromosome 1, complete sequence genome, one interval contains:
- a CDS encoding HIT zinc finger: protein MADPLLTSLCAICHIEPPKYKCPRCTLQTCSLTCTKRHKSWSQCNGIRDATAYVPPSKLKTAAGVDHDFNFLSGIERAVQRSEKEIIEERHLLKPEDLRPVEVRSVQWKTGRDGRKKRVMVTEVLRGDSGTGGARYEALSSIPFKKRLATFGILLNRAPVGMVRQKENGTNFSKASGRINWQIEWLLTSSTDTKTPSQQQESVGNTDTTTIKRVLAKALDDVPLYKAFVTGLKSFNDEQTRKEQQRQQPPDDDDDETQEANTHIGGPGRNKKRRKNQHKPGQSIATAQDTETGAWHPGRFFMQSTPRSTWASHTCVQPFTGTTEEEEAQKTRYRFYVAGTTSAATAATGKTVVHPVEATTPLGEALRDMTVPEFPTIYVVEAGAALPATLLPEPKPMRLIPKRKHESNGRRADGGGKAKRLRKNLEDGELPSDGDDSGGDLADADVDRFAAAVDQIIAEQSLGEEEDESTTSSSGSSDSESDEGVSASLAAKLALLKKRAA, encoded by the coding sequence ATGGCCGACCCCCTCCTCACAAGCCTTTGCGCAATCTGCCATATCGAGCCCCCCAAATACAAGTGCCCGCGATGCACCCTCCAAACCTGCTCCCTGACCTGCACGAAGCGCCACAAGTCCTGGTCCCAGTGTAACGGCATTCGCGACGCGACGGCCTACGTCCCGCCCTCGAAGCTAAAGACCGCCGCGGGCGTCGACCACGACTTCAACTTTCTTTCAGGCATCGAGCGCGCCGTCCAGCGTTCCGAAAAGGAGATTATCGAGGAGCGGCACCTCCTGAAACCTGAGGACCTGCGGCCGGTCGAGGTGCGCAGCGTGCAGTGGAAGACGGGCCGCGATGGGCGCAAGAAGAGAGTCATGGTCACCGAGGTCCTGCGGGGGGACAGCGGCACAGGAGGCGCGCGGTATGAGGCGCTCTCCAGCATACCCTTCAAGAAGAGGTTGGCTACTTTTGGGATCCTGCTGAACCGTGCGCCGGTGGGAATGGTTAGACAGAAGGAGAACGGGACAAACTTCAGCAAAGCCTCTGGCAGAATCAATTGGCAGATTGAATGGCTTCTCACTTCGTCCACAGACACAAAGACACCATCACAACAGCAGGAGAGCGTGGGGAACACCGATACAACAACGATAAAGAGGGTACTAGCAAAGGCACTTGACGACGTGCCGCTTTACAAGGCCTTCGTCACGGGGCTGAAATCGTTCAACGACGAGCAGACCAGAAAGGAACAGCAACGACAGCAACCaccagacgacgacgacgacgagactCAGGAAGCCAATACTCACATCGGCGGCCCCGGCCGAAACAAGAAGCGCCGCAAGAACCAACACAAACCAGGCCAGTCCATTGCCACGGCCCAAGACACGGAGACGGGAGCCTGGCACCCCGGCCGATTCTTCATGCAGTCCACTCCGCGCAGTACCTGGGCTTCTCACACCTGCGTCCAGCCATTCACGGGCACaacggaggaggaagaggcgcAAAAGACGAGGTACAGGTTCTACGTCGCGGGTACGACCTCCGCGGCGACGGCAGCCACGGGCAAGACGGTCGTCCACCCTGTGGAGGCAACGACGCCCCTCGGCGAGGCCCTGCGCGACATGACGGTGCCGGAGTTCCCTACAATCTACGTAGTTGAAGCTGGAGCGGCCCTACCGGCGACCTTACTCCCGGAACCGAAGCCGATGCGCCTCATTCCCAAACGGAAGCACGAGAGCAACGGTAGAAGGGCagacggcggcggcaagGCCAAGAGACTTCGCAAGAACCTGGAAGATGGCGAGCTGCCGAGTGACGGGGACGACAGTGGTGGTGACCTTGCCGACGCCGACGTCGATAGGTTCGCGGCCGCCGTCGACCAGATCATTGCCGAGCAAAGTCTGGGcgaggaagaagacgaaAGCACAACGAGTAGCTCCGGCTCATCGGATTCGGAGAGCGATGAAGGGGTCAGCGCCAGTCTCGCTGCCAAGTTGGCACTGTTGAAGAAGAGAGCGGCGTGA